From Daphnia pulicaria isolate SC F1-1A chromosome 4, SC_F0-13Bv2, whole genome shotgun sequence, one genomic window encodes:
- the LOC124336081 gene encoding uncharacterized protein LOC124336081 isoform X1 — MVKARIPGSSQELYTVSVESVPQYAGGNGKRPGCCKSGRVGKDLLCGVLIALAVICAAVAIFLVVFYVVNAGTDEASRAPPSSASDGDQQNGTLDSSPLTRDREEEKKINSLKESHELDSSEAKDQLSLSSTSLPDVGIHEPEFHVKGEAVYPPYKIGGGQQTSSTTETPIQPAEEEKKDEEMNPPIDIEANSQEIEGKDQTTLFVPDDDVIIETPSLAANTDSTSGQLQTDPAPPVVLLPESTTTVKTASTISTTVADVDVSSSERTKEITTTAAVVPVSLPDPVVVAVPELETSGFVPVKVQEDLDFDPEQSTDSQTEALPDILSAKPVDPAIDTAPWKPIDATVAIPAVIANKKEEIQPTGGQKTSSTTTTTTTTSTTAKTIVTSPSGSSRLPEEVSQVPVEIVKWETPEESTEFAQMQDLGNMALLLPEDRIRTSTSTSQPGGIVPISSSTTTEQFPSIVSVPSVIPVEPECIRRQLPFCRGVLPYSETVLPNWVGDNTEAERNFSVPYFEIIAESECHPRVQQYACAVLEPPCRGSGISLPPCRQFCRAIAEDCSSYVLSALTLASVLDCDQFPQSNDPDVCLNLASTTPEGECLPNEYRCNSDNTCIPERWVCDGRQDCSLGDDEFACSRCREEEFRCENENRCLPKRWRCDGSRDCADGSDERDCPSTQECGDGQFRCGDGLSCIPLRRVCDGSNHCRDNSDETNCSSIACQIEDFKCNDTGVCISRKWVCDGNVDCKDGSDEAQCAREAELNFESDVLIDEMEDPLAAGGNETAINADTTFNPDKCPLGELLCMSGSTCIRFEQLCDGTRDCADGADETDCGKPPGPE; from the exons ATGGTCAAAGCCAGAATACCTGGG AGTTCGCAGGAGTTGTACACGGTGTCGGTGGAGTCGGTGCCGCAGTACGCGGGCGGCAACGGCAAGCGGCCCGGCTGCTGCAAGAGCGGCCGAGTCGGCAAAGATCTCCTCTGCGGCGTCCTCATCGCCCTGGCCGTCATCTGCGCCGCCGTCGCCATTTTCCTCGTCGTCTTCTACGTCGTCAACG CAGGGACGGACGAAGCAAGTCGGGCGCCGCCGAGCTCAGCATCCGATGGCGACCAGCAAAATGGCACACTCGACTCTTCACCTCTGACACGGGATAGAG aggaggaaaaaaagatcaacTCGCTAAAGGAGAGTCACGAATTGGACAGCAGCGAAGCCAAAGATCAGCTGTCACTTAGCAGCACCTCATTACCAGACGTCGGCATTCACGAACCGGAATTCCACGTCAAAG GCGAGGCCGTTTATCCGCCGTACAAGATCGGAGGTGGCCAGCAGACATCCAGCACGACCGAGACTCCCATCCAGCCGGCggaagaggagaaaaaggaCGAAGAGATGAATCCGCCGATCGACATTGAAGCCAACAGTCAGGAAATTGAAGGCAAGGATCAGACGACGCTCTTTGTgcccgacgacgacgtcatCATCGAGACGCCTTCGTTGGCCGCCAACACCGACTCCACTTCCGGTCAACTGCAAACGGATCCGGCGCCACCGGTCGTCCTCCTTCCGGAATCGACGACAACCGTCAAAACCGCGTCGACCATCTCGACGACGGTGGCCGACGTCGACGTCAGCAGCTCCGAGCGGACCAAAGAAATCACAACCACCGCCGCTGTTGTTCCAGTTTCACTTCCGGATCCTGTTGTCGTTGCCGTCCCGGAACTGGAAACCAGCGGTTTCGTTCCCGTCAAAGTTCAAGAGGATCTCGACTTCGATCCGGAACAGTCGACCGACTCGCAGACGGAAGCTCTGCCGGACATCCTGTCCGCCAAACCGGTCGATCCGGCCATTGACACGGCGCCTTGGAAACCCATCGACGCCACTGTCGCCATTCCGGCCGTCATTGCcaacaagaaagaagagatcCAGCCAACAGGTGGACAAAAGACTTCCagcacgacaacaacaacaacaaccacttcCACGACTGCCAAGACGATTGTGACTAGCCCATCCGGAAGCAGTCGATTGCCGGAAGAGGTCAGCCAAGTGCCGGTGGAAATTGTCAAATGGGAAACGCCGGAAGAATCGACGGAATTCGCCCAGATGCAGGATTTGGGTAACATGGCTCTGCTCCTGCCGGAGGATCGCATCCGCACTTCCACCAGCACCAGCCAGCCAGGCGGAATCGTCcccatttcttcttcgaccacCACCGAGCAGTTCCCCAGCATCGTTTCTGTGCCTTCCGTCATTCCGGTCGAACCGGAGTGCATCCGCCGCCAGTTGCCATTCTGTCGCGGAGTCCTGCCTTACTCGGAGACGGTCCTGCCCAACTGGGTTGGCGACAACACGGAAGCAGAGCGCAATTTCAGCGTGCCTTACTTTGAAATCATCGCCGAATCAGAATG cCACCCAAGAGTACAACAGTACGCATGTGCTGTTCTGGAACCTCCATGCCGCGGAAGCGGAATCAGTTTGCCACCATGCCGTCAATTCTGCCGag CTATCGCCGAGGATTGTTCCAGCTACGTTCTATCGGCACTGACGTTGGCTTCGGTCCTGGATTGCGACCAATTCCCACAGTCCAACGACCCGGACGTCTGCCTCAATTTGGCCTCGACAA CTCCCGAAGGTGAATGCCTGCCCAACGAGTACCGTTGCAACAGCGACAACACGTGCATTCCCGAACGCTGGGTCTGTGACGGCCGACAGGATTGCAGCCTGGGAGACGACGAATTCGCCTGCTCCCGGTGCCGTGAAGAGGAATTCCGCTGCGAGAACGAGAACCGATGCCTGCCCAAAAGATGGAGGTGCGACGGATCGCGGGATTGCGCCGACGGGTCGGACGAACGCGATTGCCCATCCACTCAAG AATGCGGAGATGGTCAATTCCGGTGCGGAGACGGTTTGTCTTGCATTCCCCTGCGCAGAGTTTGTGACGGATCCAATCACTGTCGTGACAATTCCGACGAAACAAATTGCAGCTCCATTG CGTGCCAAATTGAGGATTTCAAGTGCAACGACACGGGTGTCTGCATCTCCCGGAAGTG GGTGTGTGATGGCAATGTGGATTGCAAGGACGGATCGGATGAGGCCCAGTGTGCCAGAGAAGCTGAAC TTAACTTTGAATCGGATGTTCTGATTGATGAGATGGAAGATCCACTAGCCGCTGGCGGTAACGAGACCGCCATCAACGCCGACACAACTTTCAATCCGGACAAGTGTCCGCTGGGCGAACTGCTGTGCATGTCCGGCTCGACTTGCATCCGCTTCGAGCAGCTCTGCGACGGCACGCGAGATTGCGCCGACGGAGCCGATGAAACCGACTGTGGCAAACCACCCGGCCCGGAATAA
- the LOC124336081 gene encoding uncharacterized protein LOC124336081 isoform X2 has translation MVKARIPGSSQELYTVSVESVPQYAGGNGKRPGCCKSGRVGKDLLCGVLIALAVICAAVAIFLVVFYVVNGTDEASRAPPSSASDGDQQNGTLDSSPLTRDREEEKKINSLKESHELDSSEAKDQLSLSSTSLPDVGIHEPEFHVKGEAVYPPYKIGGGQQTSSTTETPIQPAEEEKKDEEMNPPIDIEANSQEIEGKDQTTLFVPDDDVIIETPSLAANTDSTSGQLQTDPAPPVVLLPESTTTVKTASTISTTVADVDVSSSERTKEITTTAAVVPVSLPDPVVVAVPELETSGFVPVKVQEDLDFDPEQSTDSQTEALPDILSAKPVDPAIDTAPWKPIDATVAIPAVIANKKEEIQPTGGQKTSSTTTTTTTTSTTAKTIVTSPSGSSRLPEEVSQVPVEIVKWETPEESTEFAQMQDLGNMALLLPEDRIRTSTSTSQPGGIVPISSSTTTEQFPSIVSVPSVIPVEPECIRRQLPFCRGVLPYSETVLPNWVGDNTEAERNFSVPYFEIIAESECHPRVQQYACAVLEPPCRGSGISLPPCRQFCRAIAEDCSSYVLSALTLASVLDCDQFPQSNDPDVCLNLASTTPEGECLPNEYRCNSDNTCIPERWVCDGRQDCSLGDDEFACSRCREEEFRCENENRCLPKRWRCDGSRDCADGSDERDCPSTQECGDGQFRCGDGLSCIPLRRVCDGSNHCRDNSDETNCSSIACQIEDFKCNDTGVCISRKWVCDGNVDCKDGSDEAQCAREAELNFESDVLIDEMEDPLAAGGNETAINADTTFNPDKCPLGELLCMSGSTCIRFEQLCDGTRDCADGADETDCGKPPGPE, from the exons ATGGTCAAAGCCAGAATACCTGGG AGTTCGCAGGAGTTGTACACGGTGTCGGTGGAGTCGGTGCCGCAGTACGCGGGCGGCAACGGCAAGCGGCCCGGCTGCTGCAAGAGCGGCCGAGTCGGCAAAGATCTCCTCTGCGGCGTCCTCATCGCCCTGGCCGTCATCTGCGCCGCCGTCGCCATTTTCCTCGTCGTCTTCTACGTCGTCAACG GGACGGACGAAGCAAGTCGGGCGCCGCCGAGCTCAGCATCCGATGGCGACCAGCAAAATGGCACACTCGACTCTTCACCTCTGACACGGGATAGAG aggaggaaaaaaagatcaacTCGCTAAAGGAGAGTCACGAATTGGACAGCAGCGAAGCCAAAGATCAGCTGTCACTTAGCAGCACCTCATTACCAGACGTCGGCATTCACGAACCGGAATTCCACGTCAAAG GCGAGGCCGTTTATCCGCCGTACAAGATCGGAGGTGGCCAGCAGACATCCAGCACGACCGAGACTCCCATCCAGCCGGCggaagaggagaaaaaggaCGAAGAGATGAATCCGCCGATCGACATTGAAGCCAACAGTCAGGAAATTGAAGGCAAGGATCAGACGACGCTCTTTGTgcccgacgacgacgtcatCATCGAGACGCCTTCGTTGGCCGCCAACACCGACTCCACTTCCGGTCAACTGCAAACGGATCCGGCGCCACCGGTCGTCCTCCTTCCGGAATCGACGACAACCGTCAAAACCGCGTCGACCATCTCGACGACGGTGGCCGACGTCGACGTCAGCAGCTCCGAGCGGACCAAAGAAATCACAACCACCGCCGCTGTTGTTCCAGTTTCACTTCCGGATCCTGTTGTCGTTGCCGTCCCGGAACTGGAAACCAGCGGTTTCGTTCCCGTCAAAGTTCAAGAGGATCTCGACTTCGATCCGGAACAGTCGACCGACTCGCAGACGGAAGCTCTGCCGGACATCCTGTCCGCCAAACCGGTCGATCCGGCCATTGACACGGCGCCTTGGAAACCCATCGACGCCACTGTCGCCATTCCGGCCGTCATTGCcaacaagaaagaagagatcCAGCCAACAGGTGGACAAAAGACTTCCagcacgacaacaacaacaacaaccacttcCACGACTGCCAAGACGATTGTGACTAGCCCATCCGGAAGCAGTCGATTGCCGGAAGAGGTCAGCCAAGTGCCGGTGGAAATTGTCAAATGGGAAACGCCGGAAGAATCGACGGAATTCGCCCAGATGCAGGATTTGGGTAACATGGCTCTGCTCCTGCCGGAGGATCGCATCCGCACTTCCACCAGCACCAGCCAGCCAGGCGGAATCGTCcccatttcttcttcgaccacCACCGAGCAGTTCCCCAGCATCGTTTCTGTGCCTTCCGTCATTCCGGTCGAACCGGAGTGCATCCGCCGCCAGTTGCCATTCTGTCGCGGAGTCCTGCCTTACTCGGAGACGGTCCTGCCCAACTGGGTTGGCGACAACACGGAAGCAGAGCGCAATTTCAGCGTGCCTTACTTTGAAATCATCGCCGAATCAGAATG cCACCCAAGAGTACAACAGTACGCATGTGCTGTTCTGGAACCTCCATGCCGCGGAAGCGGAATCAGTTTGCCACCATGCCGTCAATTCTGCCGag CTATCGCCGAGGATTGTTCCAGCTACGTTCTATCGGCACTGACGTTGGCTTCGGTCCTGGATTGCGACCAATTCCCACAGTCCAACGACCCGGACGTCTGCCTCAATTTGGCCTCGACAA CTCCCGAAGGTGAATGCCTGCCCAACGAGTACCGTTGCAACAGCGACAACACGTGCATTCCCGAACGCTGGGTCTGTGACGGCCGACAGGATTGCAGCCTGGGAGACGACGAATTCGCCTGCTCCCGGTGCCGTGAAGAGGAATTCCGCTGCGAGAACGAGAACCGATGCCTGCCCAAAAGATGGAGGTGCGACGGATCGCGGGATTGCGCCGACGGGTCGGACGAACGCGATTGCCCATCCACTCAAG AATGCGGAGATGGTCAATTCCGGTGCGGAGACGGTTTGTCTTGCATTCCCCTGCGCAGAGTTTGTGACGGATCCAATCACTGTCGTGACAATTCCGACGAAACAAATTGCAGCTCCATTG CGTGCCAAATTGAGGATTTCAAGTGCAACGACACGGGTGTCTGCATCTCCCGGAAGTG GGTGTGTGATGGCAATGTGGATTGCAAGGACGGATCGGATGAGGCCCAGTGTGCCAGAGAAGCTGAAC TTAACTTTGAATCGGATGTTCTGATTGATGAGATGGAAGATCCACTAGCCGCTGGCGGTAACGAGACCGCCATCAACGCCGACACAACTTTCAATCCGGACAAGTGTCCGCTGGGCGAACTGCTGTGCATGTCCGGCTCGACTTGCATCCGCTTCGAGCAGCTCTGCGACGGCACGCGAGATTGCGCCGACGGAGCCGATGAAACCGACTGTGGCAAACCACCCGGCCCGGAATAA